Within Populus trichocarpa isolate Nisqually-1 chromosome 6, P.trichocarpa_v4.1, whole genome shotgun sequence, the genomic segment AATGGGTCCTCTTCTTTGGAGTATATGGACCTTTCTAACAATTCTTTAACTGGAAAAATCCCTTTGAAGAATGAATGTGAGCTTAGTGCTTTGAGGTTTCTTTTGCTTTGGTCGAATAGACTAGTCGGTCGGGTCCCTCGAGCCCTTTCTAAGTCCACCAATCTTAAATGGCTCGATTTGGAGTCAAATATGCTGACTGGGGAATTGCCATCAGAGATTGTACGTAAAATGCCAAAGTTACAGTTCCTGTATTTGTCTTACAATGACTTCGTTAGCCATGATGGTAACACCAATCTTGAGCCCTTTTTTGCTTCTTTAGTGAATTCTTCTGACCTTCAAGAACTTGAATTAGCCGGAAATAACCTTCGCGGAGAGATACCTCCTATTATCGGTAATCTTTCTACCAATTTTGTACAGATTCATCTAGATGAGAATCTTCTTTATGGCTCTATCCCTCCTCACATTGCAAACCTTGTCAATCTCACCCTCTTAAACTTGTCTAGTAACCTTTTGAATGGTACCATCCCCCTAGAACTATGTCGTATGGGAAAACTAGAGAGGGTTTATTTGTCAAACAATTCACTATCTGGTGAAATTCCAGCAGCTCTTGCTAACATTTCCCACTTGGGGCTTCTTGACTtatcaaaaaacaaacttacaggCCCCATCCCAGACAGTTTTGCCAACCTTTCACAGCTACGGAGACTCTTACTTTATGAAAATCAGCTCTCAGGAACCATACCACCAAGCTTGGGACAATGTGTCAATTTGGAGATCCTAGACCTTTCTAGAAATACGATTTCTGGGATAATTCCTAGTGAAGTTGCAGGACTCAAGAGCTTGAAGTTGTATTTGAATCTGTCAAGCAATCACTTGCATGGTCCTTTACCACTAGAGCTAAGTAAAATGGACATGGTGCTAGCAATCGATCTATCTTCCAACAATCTGTCTGGCTCGATCCCGCCACAACTTGGAAGCTGCATTGCACTAGAGCATCTTAACCTTTCAGGGAACGTCTTAGAAGGTCTTCTTCCAGCTACAATAGGACAGTTACCCTATCTTAAGGAACTGGATGTATCTTCAAACCAATTGAGTGGCAATATACCACAATCTCTGGAGGCATCACCAACTCTCAAGCATCTCAACTTCTCTTTCAACAAGTTCTCTGGAAACACATCAAACAAGGGGGCATTTTCTTCTCTGACGATAGATTCTTTCCTAGGCAATGAAGGCCTTTGCGGTGAAATAAAGGGCATGCCCAACTGCCGGAGGAAACATGCTCATCATTCACTTGTTTTACCTGTCCTCCTGTCTTTGTTTGCTACTACCTTATTATGCATATTTGCATACCCCCTCGCTCTCAGGTCAAAATTCAGAAGGCAAATGGTGATATTCAATCGAGGTGACTTGGAAGATGAGGACAAAGAAACGAAAGACCTCAAGCATCCAAGAATCTCATATCGACAGCTCATTGAAGCTACAGGGGGGTTTAGCGCTTCAAGCCTGATAGGTTCAGGCCAATTTGGCCATGTCTACAAGGGAGTTCTTCAAGACAACACAAGGATAGCTGTTAAGGTATTGGATACAAAGACAGCTGGAGAAATTTCAGGGAGCTTCAAAAGAGAATGCCAAGTCCTAAAAAGAGCCAAACACAGAAATTTGATCAAGATCATCACAATATGCAGCAAGCCAGATTTTAAGGCTCTTGTCCTTCCTCTCATGTCAAATGGGAGCCTGGAAAGGCATTTATACCCGAGTCATGGACTAAATACAGGGTTGGATTTGATTCAGTTGGTGAGCATATGTAATGATGTGGCTGAAGGGGTGGCCTATTTGCACCATTATTCTCCTGTTAGAGTAGTTCACTGTGATCTCAAGCCAAGCAATATTCTTCTAGATGAAGACATGACAGCTTTGGTAACTGATTTTGGAATCGCAAGATTGATTAAAGGTGCTGATGACAGTAATCCAAC encodes:
- the LOC7465971 gene encoding putative leucine-rich repeat receptor-like serine/threonine-protein kinase At2g24130, which gives rise to MGACKLSMFSFLCLIIILVVVSGEESPQLVKDRISLLSFRSGIVLDPEGALESWNSSSNHVCHWTGVKCDNASDRVIQLDLSGLSLHGRISPILANLSSLLVLDLSRNFFEGHIPAELGYLFQLRQLSLSWNLLGGNIPEELGFLHQLVYLDLGSNRLAGDIPAPLFCNGSSSLEYMDLSNNSLTGKIPLKNECELSALRFLLLWSNRLVGRVPRALSKSTNLKWLDLESNMLTGELPSEIVRKMPKLQFLYLSYNDFVSHDGNTNLEPFFASLVNSSDLQELELAGNNLRGEIPPIIGNLSTNFVQIHLDENLLYGSIPPHIANLVNLTLLNLSSNLLNGTIPLELCRMGKLERVYLSNNSLSGEIPAALANISHLGLLDLSKNKLTGPIPDSFANLSQLRRLLLYENQLSGTIPPSLGQCVNLEILDLSRNTISGIIPSEVAGLKSLKLYLNLSSNHLHGPLPLELSKMDMVLAIDLSSNNLSGSIPPQLGSCIALEHLNLSGNVLEGLLPATIGQLPYLKELDVSSNQLSGNIPQSLEASPTLKHLNFSFNKFSGNTSNKGAFSSLTIDSFLGNEGLCGEIKGMPNCRRKHAHHSLVLPVLLSLFATTLLCIFAYPLALRSKFRRQMVIFNRGDLEDEDKETKDLKHPRISYRQLIEATGGFSASSLIGSGQFGHVYKGVLQDNTRIAVKVLDTKTAGEISGSFKRECQVLKRAKHRNLIKIITICSKPDFKALVLPLMSNGSLERHLYPSHGLNTGLDLIQLVSICNDVAEGVAYLHHYSPVRVVHCDLKPSNILLDEDMTALVTDFGIARLIKGADDSNPTDDSVSFSSTDGLLCGSVGYIAPEYGMGKRASTQGDVYSFGVLLLEIITGRRPTDVLFHEGSSLHGWIKSHYPHNVKPIVDQAVLRFAPSGMPVYCNKIWSDVILELIELGLICTQNNPSTRPSMLEVANEMGSLKQYLSSPPPLLIDEAYPKAGA